One window of Camelina sativa cultivar DH55 chromosome 4, Cs, whole genome shotgun sequence genomic DNA carries:
- the LOC104781559 gene encoding uncharacterized protein LOC104781559, with product MAINTTTVTKSMAAAFFTIIAMAALTSATTGLVQPPESDHLVNKCMAKISSRCAMYVTAEMYNHGPLKQNGCCLEVYHMGRICLHIMTKHVIETLIPKVKGHKQKDSLEKSTQIWYLCVPVSSIS from the coding sequence ATGGCCATCAACACAACTACCGTCACCAAATCCATGGCTGCAGCCTTCTTCACAATCATCGCCATGGCTGCGTTGACATCTGCAACCACCGGCTTAGTTCAGCCTCCTGAATCAGACCACTTAGTTAACAAATGTATGGCTAAGATATCTTCAAGGTGCGCGATGTATGTCACAGCAGAAATGTATAACCATGGTCCGCTGAAACAAAACGGATGTTGTCTAGAAGTTTATCACATGGGACGTATTTGTCTCCACATCATGACAAAGCATGTCATTGAGACACTTATTCCCAAGGTTAAAGGTCACAAGCAAAAAGACTCTCTCGAGAAAAGCACACAAATATGGTATCTTTGTGTTCCGGTATCTTCAATATcttga
- the LOC104781560 gene encoding WAT1-related protein At3g56620-like: MGLNMSESAKPYFAMVCLQFGYAGMNLVTKVVLDRGMSHYVLVAYRNAFATAAMAPFALLSERKVRPKMTFPIFMQIFVLALLGPLIDQNLYYAGLKLTSPTFAGAVTNIVPALTFIISIICRMDKVEMRKVRFQAKVVGTLVIVVGALLTILFKTPLFNFLRSHLTGEVSSSAGEDYLKATVFLLIASFSWASFFVLQAATLKRYSSHLSLSTMVCFMGTLQSTALTFVMVPNLSAWNIGFDMNLLASVYAGIISSSIACYVQGMMTMQKSVVFVTAFNPLVVIIGSIIGFLILSQNLYLGGVLGMATLLVGVCAVLWGKEGDEEENIDEEKILEIVKCCNGCEIKVLTMMPRIDEEVEDVEMQSPGKAKVAVGFS, encoded by the exons ATGGGGTTAAATATGTCGGAATCAGCCAAACCATACTTTGCTATGGTATGTCTTCAATTCGGATACGCCGGTATGAACCTCGTGACTAAGGTTGTGCTCGACCGCGGCATGAGCCATTACGTCCTTGTGGCTTATCGTAACGCCTTTGCCACGGCTGCTATGGCACCTTTTGCTCTTCTCTCCGAGAG AAAAGTGAGGCCGAAGATGACATTTCCAATATTCATGCAGATTTTTGTTCTAGCTCTTCTTGG GCCTTTGATTGATCAAAACTTATACTACGCCGGTCTCAAACTTACTTCACCAACTTTTGCCGGCGCCGTCACCAATATCGTGCCTGCTTTGACCTTTATCATTTCCATAATTTGCAG gatGGACAAGGTGGAGATGAGAAAAGTAAGATTCCAAGCAAAAGTGGTGGGGACATTAGTGATAGTGGTTGGAGCCTTGTTGACGATTTTGTTCAAAACTCCTCTGTTCAACTTTCTCCGATCTCACCTCACCGGCGAAGTTTCTTCGTCGGCCGGTGAGGACTACCTCAAAGCCACTGtcttcctcctcatcgcctCGTTTTCTTGGGCttccttttttgttcttcag GCGGCTACGTTGAAGAGATACTCATCTCACCTTTCATTATCGACGATGGTGTGTTTCATGGGCACGTTACAGTCCACAGCCTTAACGTTTGTGATGGTGCCAAACCTTTCTGCATGGAACATTGGCTTTGACATGAACCTTCTCGCCTCTGTTTACGCG GGCATAATATCGTCTAGCATAGCATGCTACGTTCAAGGAATGATGACGATGCAAAAGAGCGTTGTCTTTGTCACTGCTTTTAACCCTCTTGTTGTCATCATCGGATCCATCATTGGCTTCCTCATCCTCAGCCAGAATTTATATCTCGGCGG ggttcttggAATGGCGACTTTATTGGTGGGAGTTTGCGCGGTCCTATGGGGAAAAGAAGgggatgaagaagagaacattGATGAGgagaaaattctagaaattgtCAAGTGTTGTAACGGCTGTGAAATCAAGGTTCTCACGATGATGCCAAGAATCGATGAGGAAGTAGAAGACGTTGAAATGCAATCTCCTGGGAAAGCTAAGGTGGCGGTGGGCTTCTCGTAG
- the LOC104781561 gene encoding cytochrome P450 94B3-like produces MELFIFIFIFFLCFPIFIFFFPKNSSSEFGFKSYPLVGSLPGLVNNRHRFLDWTVETLSRCPTQTATFQRPGKLKFVMTANPANVEYMLKTKFDSFPKGERFISILEDFLGRGIFNSDGEMWLKQRKTASSEFSTKSLRDFVMNNVTVEINIRLVPVLEEGATTGKLIDLQDILERFAFDNICKLAFNVDTACLGADGVSFMRAFETATEIISKRFQSVVSYSWKIKKKLNIGSERVLRESIATVHKFADEIVRQRIDQGRSTSDDEKEDLLSRFISDEEMNSPEMLRDIVISFILAGRETTSSALSWFFWLLSTHPEVEHKILQELNSIRERTGKRVGEVYGFEDLKLMTYLHAALTESLRLYPPVPVDTMSCAEDNVLPDGTFVGKDWGISYNAFVMGRMESIWGKDCDRFDPERWIDETTGGFRSESPYKFPAFHAGPRTCLGKEMAYIQMKSIVAAVLERFVVEIPGKKERPEILLSVTLRIRGGLFASVQERS; encoded by the exons ATGGagctcttcatcttcatcttcatcttcttcctctgtttccctatcttcatcttcttcttccccaagaATTCTTCTTCAGAATTCGGTTTCAAGTCGTATCCTCTCGTCGGAAGCTTACCTGGTTTAGTGAATAACCGTCACCGTTTCCTCGACTGGACGGTGGAGACTCTGTCCCGATGCCCAACACAGACGGCGACTTTCCAGCGGCCAGGGAAGCTAAAATTCGTCATGACGGCGAATCCAGCTAACGTCGAGTACATGCTCAAGACCAAATTCGATAGTTTCCCTAAAGGCGAGCGGTTCATCTCGATCCTTGAGGATTTTCTCGGCCGCGGGATTTTTAACTCCGACGGCGAGATGTggttgaaacagaggaagacgGCGAGCTCTGAATTTAGTACTAAGTCTCTCCGTGACTTCGTTATGAACAACGTCACCGTCGAAATCAACATTAG GCTTGTTCCGGTGTTAGAAGAAGGTGCGACCACCGGGAAATTGATTGATCTTCAAGACATATTAGAGAGATTCGCGTTTGATAACATATGTAAATTAGCCTTCAACGTTGATACAGCTTGTCTGGGAGCCGACGGTGTCAGTTTCATGCGTGCCTTTGAAACGGCGACGGAGATCATCTCGAAACGGTTTCAGTCTGTGGTTTCGTATTCGtggaagatcaagaagaagctcAACATCGGATcagagagagttttgagagaatCGATCGCGACCGTTCATAAATTCGCAGACGAGATCGTGCGTCAGAGGATTGATCAAGGGAGAAGTACAAGTGACGACGAGAAGGAGGATTTGCTTTCTAGATTTATCAGCGACGAGGAGATGAATTCACCGGAGATGCTTCGTGACATTGTCATAAGCTTCATCCTCGCGGGACGTGAAACCACTTCCTCTGCTTTGAGCTGGTTCTTTTGGTTACTCTCTACGCATCCAGAGGTGGAACATAAGATTCTACAAGAGCTAAACTCGATTCGTGAGCGAACAGGGAAGCGAGTCGGGGAGGTTTACGGGTTTGAAGATCTTAAACTAATGACTTATCTGCACGCGGCGTTAACCGAGTCTCTAAGATTGTATCCGCCAGTGCCAGTGGATACAATGAGTTGTGCTGAGGACAATGTGTTGCCTGATGGAACATTCGTAGGGAAAGATTGGGGGATATCCTATAACGCGTTTGTGATGGGGAGGATGGAGAGTATTTGGGGGAAAGATTGCGATCGGTTTGATCCCGAGAGGTGGATTGATGAAACAACGGGTGGTTTTAGAAGTGAGAGTCCTTACAAGTTTCCTGCGTTTCACGCGGGACCAAGGACGTGTTTAGGGAAAGAGATGGCTTATATTCAGATGAAATCGATAGTCGCTGCGGTTTTAGAGAGGTTTGTGGTTGAGATACCGGGGAAGAAGGAGCGTCCTGAGATTCTGTTGTCGGTGACACTTAGGATCAGAGGAGGTTTGTTTGCGAGTGTACAAGAGAGGTCTTGA
- the LOC104781562 gene encoding exocyst complex component SEC15A produces the protein MMEAKPKRRIVTENGDTGEDLVLATLIGNGDDVGPLVRHAFEMGRPEPLVHQLKNVAKKKEAEIEDLCKTHYEEFIVAVDELRGVLVDAEELKSDLASDNFRLQEVGSALLVKLEELLESYAIKKNVTEAIKMSKICVQALELCVKCNSFISEGQFYHALKTMDLIEKSYLKLIPLKVLKLVIERRIPVIKSHIEKKVCSQFNEWLVHIRSSSKNIGQTAIGLTASARQREEEMLERQRRAEEQNTGGLGELAYTLDVEDTEQDSVLKFDLTPLYRAYHIHTILGVPERFRDYYYENRLLQLKSDLQISYAQPFVESYQTFLAQIAGYFIVEDRVIRTAGDFLLADQVETMWETAISKIVAILENQFARMDSPTHLLLVKDYVTLLGTTLRQYGYEVGPVLDALDKSRDKYHELLLEECRRQIVTAITEDSYQQMVIKKEADYENNVLSFNLQTSDIMPAFTYIAPFSSMVPDVCRIIRSYIKGSVDYLSYGVNTNFFSVLRKYLDKILIDVLNEVILETINNNSIGVSQAMQIAANISFLEKASDYFLRHAAQLCGIPSRSVERPQASLAAKVVLKTSRDEAYLALLNVVNTKLDEFMKLTENVNWITEEMPQGPHEYINEVVIYLETVMSTAQQILPMDALYKVGVGAVEHISNSIVSTFLSDSIKRFNANAVSAINHDLRVIENFADERYHSSGLNEIYKEGSFRSYLVEARQLINLLSSSQPENFMNPVIRERNYNTLDYKKVATICDKFKDSPDGIFGSLANRNTKLTAKKKSMDMLKKRLKEFN, from the coding sequence ATGATGGAGgccaaaccaaaaagaaggaTTGTTACAGAGAATGGAGATACAGGGGAAGATTTAGTTCTTGCTACATTGATTGGAAACGGTGATGATGTCGGTCCTCTTGTTAGGCATGCTTTTGAAATGGGACGGCCTGAGCCTCTTGTTCATCAGCTCAAAAACGTggcgaagaagaaggaagctgaAATTGAGGATCTTTGCAAGACCCATTATGAAGAATTCATCGTTGCTGTTGATGAGCTCCGTGGTGTGTTGGTTGACGCTGAAGAGCTTAAGAGTGACCTTGCAAGTGACAATTTCCGCTTGCAAGAGGTTGGTAGTGCCTTACTGGTTAAGCTTGAGGAGCTTCTTGAGTCTTATGCTATCAAGAAGAATGTAACTGAAGCTATTAAAATGTCGAAGATCTGTGTTCAAGCTCTGGAGCTGTGTGTTAAATGTAACAGTTTCATATCTGAAGGCCAGTTTTATCATGCCTTGAAAACCATGGATTTGATTGAGAAGAGCTACCTGAAGCTTATCCCACTCAAAGTTCTCAAGTTGGTCATAGAGAGAAGAATCCCTGTGATCAAATCACACATTGAGAAAAAAGTGTGTAGCCAATTTAATGAATGGCTTGTTCACATTAGGAGTTCCTCCAAAAATATTGGACAGACTGCTATTGGTCTCACTGCTTCAGCACGCCAGAGGGAAGAAGAAATGTTGGAACGTCAGAGGAGAGCAGAGGAACAAAACACTGGGGGTTTGGGAGAATTGGCATACACTCTAGATGTTGAAGACACGGAACAAGATTCTGTTTTGAAGTTTGATCTGACACCTCTATATCGAGCTTATCACATCCACACTATTCTTGGAGTCCCAGAACGATTCCGTGACTATTACTATGAGAATAGGCTACTACAGCTCAAATCAGATCTGCAAATCTCTTATGCACAGCCATTTGTGGAATCATACCAAACATTTCTAGCTCAGATTGCAGGGTATTTCATTGTGGAGGATCGGGTGATTAGGACAGCTGGAGATTTCTTGTTGGCTGATCAAGTTGAGACAATGTGGGAAACAGCCATTTCCAAAATTGTAGCGATACTGGAGAACCAATTTGCCAGAATGGATTCGCCTACTCACCTGCTTTTGGTGAAAGATTATGTAACTCTCCTTGGCACAACCCTTAGACAGTACGGTTATGAAGTTGGTCCAGTTCTTGATGCCCTTGACAAGAGCCGAGATAAATATCACGAGCTTCTTCTTGAAGAGTGTCGGAGGCAAATCGTGACTGCTATCACAGAGGACAGTTATCAGCAGatggtgatcaagaaggaaGCTGACTATGAAAACAATGTATTGTCGTTTAATCTTCAGACCTCAGACATTATGCCGGCTTTCACTTACATTGCACCCTTCTCTTCTATGGTGCCTGATGTTTGCCGCATCATCAGGTCATACATAAAAGGATCTGTGGATTACCTTTCCTATGGAGTGAACACTAATTTCTTCAGTGTTCTGAGGAAGTACCTTGACAAAATCTTGATTGACGTATTGAACGAAGTTATCCTCGAGACGATTAACAACAATTCAATCGGTGTATCTCAAGCTATGCAGATCGCAGCGAACATATCTTTCCTCGAAAAGGCCAGTGACTATTTTCTCCGGCATGCAGCTCAACTTTGTGGAATCCCAAGCAGATCAGTTGAGAGGCCTCAAGCTAGTTTAGCTGCAAAGGTTGTCCTCAAAACATCAAGAGATGAAGCCTATCTTGCTTTGTTGAATGTGGTTAACACCAAGTTGGACGAGTTCATGAAGCTCACAGAAAACGTAAACTGGATTACAGAGGAAATGCCACAAGGGCCTCACGAGTACATAAACGAGGTTGTTATATACCTCGAGACTGTGATGTCAACGGCACAACAGATCCTCCCAATGGATGCTTTATACAAAGTTGGAGTTGGGGCTGTCGAGCATATCTCAAACTCCATCGTCTCTACATTCCTCAGTGATAGCATCAAGAGATTCAATGCTAATGCAGTCTCGGCCATTAACCATGACCTGAGAGTGATAGAAAACTTTGCTGATGAGAGATATCACTCAAGTGGGCTAAACGAGATTTACAAAGAAGGAAGCTTTAGAAGCTATCTGGTTGAAGCTAGGCAGCTGATAAACCTGTTGTCGAGTAGCCAACCGGAGAACTTCATGAACCCAGTGATTAGAGAGAGGAACTACAACACTTTGGATTACAAGAAAGTGGCTACAATCTGCGACAAGTTTAAGGATTCTCCAGACGGGATATTTGGAAGCTTGGCAAATAGAAACACAAAGCTGACAGCTAAAAAGAAATCCATGGACATGCTCAAGAAGAGACTCAAGGAATTCAACTGA